The stretch of DNA ATTAGAGGGGAGGAAAATTtatgttttaatgcttttatcCCATGTTGTTTTTCCCCTAGTCCCCTACTCTTTATATGTGACGcaggaccacaaaatcagtcatagGGGACATTTTGGAAATTGAGATTCATCTGAAAGCAggataaataagctttaaattaatgcatggtttgttaagatcggacaatatttggtcgagataaaTCTGGAATACGAGGGTgccaaataaaatctaaatactgagaaagtcgcctttgaagttgtccaaaagTCCTTAGCAATGGCACATTGCTAATCGacaattaagttttgatatatttacagtaggacatttacaaaatatcttcctggaacatgatctttacttaatatcctaatgatttttggcataaaacaaaatcgataattttgaccctgtattgttggctattgctacatatTATACACGTTTGATTTATGAATTGTTTTGTGGTCCGTTGTCACATATTTGAGCCAATTCACtgataattaacattaaaaaaaacactgttgtgTTAGTGTATTTATTGGTATATATTAAGGcatgaataaacaaaacaaataataataattatcattatctgTTATCCTCATGACATTCTAAATCATTTGCTGGGTGTCCTATGAAAGTTGAACCCTTAAATGAATACATGGGGTCTTTAGTGGACCCGGGAAGTCATCCACCGTCCTTCCCTCATTCATTTTTAGGTTAGACATCCACCTTCATAGTATTCTAAATGACAAGAAAACAAATCTGTAAAAGAATgtctattttctgtttattttgtattttatgtaaaagatCAAAGGGTCACTAGTGACCAGACATACGTAATAGTTtaagtgtatataatttttttttgttcaacagtGTTAAATATTCAGTATCTCAATAAGACATCCATCCATTACGCATTCTAAGGGTTAAACTGTTATTTTCTATGCAAAACATTGTCATAAAGAACAATTATGAAAATTTAGGGCACGAACAGTCCCTTTAAGGTCACTTTGTGTGCTgcaaatgaatatattatatgatGTAATGTAGTGGAAAAGGACTTGAACATGGGGGACCATGGATATGCCCGTCGACAGCCGCCTGTGGATTCAGAGGAGGATGGGGTTCAGAGGACAGACGAGGAGCGACCCTGTTCTCTCTGCCAGCATTATAAAACCAAACTGGAGCAGCAACAGCAACACACAGTCAGACTACAGAGAGAGGTAACATTCCTTCTAATAAATCATAatcaatttaaaagaaaaagcacATTTTCTCATTTCTTTGTTACACAGGCAGAGGAGATGAAGAAACGTCTTTACAAACTGAGTAAAATAGAGAAGGGGCTACAGGTGTTCCTGTTTGAGGATCAGATACGCGCCCTTACGTTGGCCAAGCGTTCTCGGAGAGCCGTGTGGTCCCATGATACTTTACTGACAGCCCGTAAAATCCGCTGCGCAGTGGGGGTTAAAGGATATGAGTACCTAAGGGAACTGGGCTACCCTTTACCTTCTTACAGGACGCTTTGCAATCGGCTGGAGCCCAAAATGATGGTGACCACGAGTATGCAGGACGAACTGGCAGAGCTCGGCCTGGGCATCATAACAGCGTGTGACAGTCCGGAGGGCAACGTGACGAGTGATGAACGACTGATTGGAGTCATGACCTGAAACGCTGTGTTTGTAGGAGACCGCGCCGATGCTTGACTGTTAAATCAGCCGAAGGCGGGACTCGCAGAAGATGTTTGTTTACGGGGTTAAGTTACGTTGGCTTGTTGTCATTGCATTTTGAAACCATTTGCATAAATACCACAACAGTCTGGAGATGATTCACTAACTAGTGTGTGTTTTCTTTAACAAATGAACTATTTTGGACGTGCTGCATCTGCCTGTGTAGTTGGAATCCCTTAAATGTTACCTATCTTAAGGAAATTGAGGTAAACTGAAATTTCAGCTGTTCGCAGAATCATAACAATGTACCCTGAAAACCAAATGTTATCACTCTAAACTTGATTTTTGCTACCGAGACAAAGATATTCGAATGTTTTTGCTTGTTTCTGTGAGAGGAAGCTGACAAACGAGACTTCTGTCACTTCTTATAAAGTGGTATATTGCTGTTTTAAAGTGATGTAAATCTGGTGTACGAGTTTAGTAGCCCAAAAGATAGCACATATTTATAGAGCCACCACAGATGATTCATGCAGTTGCCAAACGGAAGGGAACTGTTCTGAATAATACACTTCTGTCTTTCTGCAAACCAGAGTTTCTGGTTTTTGTGTTCATGTTTGCCATCTGTCTGTACAGTTTTATTTCAACAGCTCTCTGATGGATCCTTGTCAACTGTTTGTCTTGAAGgcatagttcgcccaaaaataaacttttttttttttattcacccaCATGTTGTTCAAAGACTGTTGgattgactttcttctgtggaacacataaGATTGTTGGTAACCAACAGTTTTTGTtgtctttaacatttttttatggaagtgtttacaaaaaaacattattagggcTATTTGAGGAACATTTAGAGTTAAACAAGTTTAATTAAATGAGACCAGTTTTATTAAAAGAGGAAAAACCCTGAATGTTTCGTGCTCGTGGGACCCGTCCACTTTTGTGTTGGCGCTCGTGTCTGTACTGAAGGTTGTTTGTTACTCCATTGATTAAAGAGTGTACTTTGGCCCAGTCATTTCAAGGATAAAACACTGTTGGTTGCAAAACTAAAATCAATTCCTCTGCCCGTGGGATAGTGTAAGATCTTTCAAGAATGTTTCGTCAAGAGTAAATCTCAGATTACCTTTGGTGTATTAAGAGCAAACCCAGAAAAAAATCtactttattttcacatttatttagcaTGTGTGCACATCTGAGACCCTTGGTCAAGTGGATGTTAAGGGGAAAATAATGAACTGACAACTAGTCACATGGATTTTAATATCTATGATGAATTACTTGTAATAATACTATGTATTAGCTATACAGTATTTGGAAAACACTGGTCACTGAATCCATTGCATCATCTCCACAGGAAAGTCAATTTACCCATGCACTTGTTTTTCACGTGATGTGATCACTGAATGATTAGCTCAAGTAAACAGTAATGAAAACTGCCAGGGAGAAAGAAAACCAAATACAACTTTAATGAACTTCCATCAATTTATGGTTAAATCTTTTTCCAAATGTCACCTCAACTATCCTGAAGGTCAATCAAAGCATTGCAGCAGTGTTAAAACAGCATTTTGACACTTTAGATGTAGATTTAAAACATATCTAATCCAAGAATGTTTATTGCATTCTTTACTTCATGCTATAACTGTAGTCTTTTTATATAAAAGGGCACACAGAAGTGTCAGTCATTTGTATATTAAGTGAGCTGATTTAATGGTAATACCCCATGGCAAGGTATGacaaaattagttttaaaaaatCTTGTTCAGTTTGTTATCAGTCAGTGTGTTTATCTTGTATTCATATTTATCTTGGACCACTTTGTAGTCCACCAGTCCCTGATCCTATCTTTTACTGGTTTGTTCTGTTTGTTTAGGGGGAGGTTTGTCCAGATTGAGGCCTTTAAAAATGCGGACCAGACAACTTACcctaattttctttatttctgaCCCAGAGGAGGCCAAGGGGCACAGCTTGAGGTTGAGCTTGAGTTTTTTGTGTATGCATGAATGggataaaatgaatgtaaaactaACTGAAACATCAAAGTAATTGACTGTGTAGTATTTTAGTTTGACTGGTGGTTTTTGTTTGCAGCTATAGCGGAGGGTGAAGTTCAGCAGGCATGATGCAGGCTCTCTGGGCTCTGTGGTTGTCTGCTTTTCCAGCTCTGCTTTGGGCTTCACCGCTGTTTCTGGAGAAGGAAAGCAATGGCTCCAGAATCTGTAAGCCTGCTCCGAAGTGGGAGATCGATGACGAGGTTCCGATGCAGGACCTTCTAGGAAATGTAGTTGTTGTGGCTCTTCTTAAAGCGAGCTGACATTTCTGTCTCACGCAGGCTACCAGGTGAGAGATCTGGTGCTGTGCAATTCACTGGCTTATTCTTCAAAGTGATGCCTTTCCTAGTTAGAGATTTTTAGCAAGCAAGAAAAGAAACTATTAGAAAGAGACCTAATTTCTACACTTTTTAattggatagttcacccaaaaattataattttgtcatcatttattcctgTATGAGTGTCGTTCTCATGTTGAATGTATTTCTGTttggtttttttaaatataatttttgggtgaactattcctttaaatctgtTTACTatgcaaaatgtattatacaaacGTAATCATACAAATTACAGTATATAAACgttatcaaattaataaaaatatatgataaaaatacTATGTATGTGAAGGACAGACATTACAGCCAATCTGTATAATGGCCCTCCATATTTCTAATATAATTTCAGGGTTTGTGTTGCTGTGGTCAGTCAGTTAAATCTGCTTGTGTTCTCTTGCTTGTGTTTCGGAAGGTTGGGAAAGCTGCGTGACAAGCTGGCCCGTGGCAAGCTGGCTAACATATCGTTCCTGGTTGTCAATGAGCAGGACGCACAGTCCAGGGCCATGTACTGGGAGCTGAAGAGGAGGACGGCAGAGGGCATCCCTGTGTATCAGCAGACCCCACTGCAAAACAACGTCTGGGAAATCTTGGAGGGAGACAAGGATGATTTTTTAGTATATGACAGGTATGGGCTAAACACACTTCTAAATCCATCCTGAAATATGTCCAGTCTTACTAGTGTCTCTTTAGAGTTTTGTACTCATATGAAGGTTATCTCAAGCATTGTTTTCTGTGTTCAATATCATGGTCATTCTTTAGTGTTTCCTTTCTCCACAGATGTGGACATCTCACCTTCCACATTGTCCTGCCCTACAGCTTCCTTCAATACCCTTATATAGAAGCTGCCATCAGGGCCACATACCACAAAAATATATGCAACTGCTCAGTGAGTCAAAATATTCAAGTTTCAGAAAGTGCTGCATTTATGaagtgtttgcaaaaaaaaaaaaaaaaaaaaaaaaaatcatttattgaaATTCTCTTCCAGTTACATGCAAACTCCTCCCTATCGGAAGGCTTCGAGAACAACAAAAGCAAACCTAAAGAAGTGAACAACCATAAGACTAACCATACAGGGCCTGTAACTGTTCACCATCATCACCATAATCATGAGCATCATCATAATCAACATGTGCATTATCATCAGCACCAACatgtgcatcatcatcatcatcattatcatcaaaataaaaataacatcacaGGTGATTCAGATGTGACCAGAGCACCAAAGAAACCAATCCAGCATTCACATCAAGAACATAGTCATCACACAagatagttgttgttgttttctcgaTAATTGTTGTATTTTAGCTTAAAACTTTACTTTTTTATCTATATGGAGCTGCTCTTGTGTCAGACCTTATATTTACCTTTAAGGGGAATTCAGTGGGTTCTCATTGCTCTTAATGAAGTGTGCACTTTAAACCTGAGTCAGGGGTCTGCATACGGATGTTGAGCAGAAGAGTCATTTACACTAGACTTCTGTTTTCCTGCTTCCTTCAAGAGAATATCTAAGAGTGCTGAATGCAAGAGTTTGCTATTTGTATTACTTGTTTACTGCCTTGTATTTATGTGATCATACGATGTGTTAAGGAAATATGTTTATGACCCAAAGTTGTATGCAAGGAGctgcataaaaataaatctacatCAGCATTTATTATAACTACCAAAGCATCTACCATGTGTCATTTTTCTTGTCTGAACCTTTAGCTGATACTGTGCTGTTGAATTTGGAAATGATTTGTCTCTAGCTACTGGGTTTATGGTTACATTTATGGTCATCCAGGTTGGTCCAAGATGATCTATTTTAGAAGCTGGGGCTGGGACTGACCTGGTAGACTTTGATCATGCTGGACAGGGCTAGTTGACCACCTTGGACAAGGAACAAACCAGCTACATGCTCCACAAAACCAGCCGTCAACTCATATAATGTATTTAAGAATGTGAACAAAGCATCACTTTTCAGAGAAGACAATTACAGCCTGTAATTAGAGCATTAAATTGagattaaaagaaagaaagaaatctgcCTATTAGTAACATTATTACTAAGTTTGAGAAGTCATTTGAAGGTTACTTTATAAAACTAGGCTTAAAAACAGTATTGATTGTGCAGCCTATTAATTAGGCTTAATTGATAGTGTCCATAAAAAGCAACTGTTAAATAGCTAATGTGGTACAACGCTCAAAATAGCTGATGGTAAAGAATAAAGTTATCCAGGGGATTTTGGCAGGCCTTCTCTGTTTTGGGGGAGGATACAAAGCCCAAactccttaaagggttagttcaaccaaaaattaaaataggcttgtgttttactcaccctcaaagcatccaaGGTTTATGTGACTCTCTTATTTCATACGGTTCcattcagagttatattaaaaattttccTGGCCCCTCCAGTCCTTTCAATGGGGGTCAGCGGGTGTTTGTTGCATCCTTTATAAAATGTCCCTCACATGGCTACGGGAGGTGAATacaggcctcctgtagtgaatccatttGTTTTTGTTAGATAAATATCCATATTCCAATAAACACCTTTGGTAataaacacctttttctcacttcCGCTGACTGTCGTAAGCGGAAGACATTTTTACATTACAGTTTGATGTGTACTACTCAGAAACCCCCTTGGCAATGAGGATAAGCAcattatttttatagaaatgatTATATTTTCCCCCAAGAAGTTAATGTTTATGCATcaatatactaaatatatttgatatttgatagCATTGTTTATGAATGTCTTATTATGTGTATAACATAATGAGTAAATGGCATTATCATCAGGTGTTCTGAGGAAGAAGGCCAATCAACTTACTTTTTTGCATGTGTATCATCATGGTTTTCAACTGGGCAGGGGTCAAGTATTAAGTGTGGGAGGGCAGTGTAAGTGTTCTTACCTtggagtaagatttttttatttacatgcaaCAGTCCACTTAGACCAATGTTACAATATTATACTATCAATCATGAGACATTTATGCAAAGGTAGTGCCAAGTAATTGAAAAGAGTTTaagtttaaagaaatagttcacacaaaaagcagaatttgctaaaaatgtactcacccttagcCCATTCAAGATGTACTTGAGGTGTTCCCAGTCAGAACAGTTCATGAGAAATGTACCATTACATAATTTGCACATCtatggatccactgcagtgaatgtcgtcagaatgagagtccaaatgtCACGTAAAGTGAAAAGCTACATGCTTGTAATTGAAATATACACCATTAATCCGTCATCATCTTTGTCctatcacatcaaaatccacagacatattttttagaactgttttggactgtttccCCTTGTAAATTGTTAATCTGTGCatgtttctctcctgattcatacAAAATGTCTTTCTCTGGAAAAAGCAACATTTTGGAACGAAAAATTTTAGCCTGAAACAaccatttgaagttaaaaaaaaaatcctaataattaatgtattaccaacacagtttttttttcttcacacgatgttaattgatggactggagtcgtgtggattacttgtggattaatgtgatgtttttatcagctgtttggactcttaatctgacggcacccattcactgcagaggatccattggtgagatgGAGTGCTaactttctccaaatctgttcaactgatctacatcttggattttaaggtgaactattcttaaagggggtgaaatgctatttcatgcatactgagttttttacactgttaaagagttggattcccatgctaaacactgacaaagtttcaaaaactaagttgtacatttgaaggagtatttttgttcccaaaatactccttccggtttgtcacaagttttggaaagtttttttcgagtatggctctgtgtgacgttagatggagcggaatttccttatatgggtcctgacgtacttctgccggaagagcgcgcgctcccatatagcgaggctgagcagcacagacatttcattgATCAGAgggagagcgtcgcgaaaagtcacaaaagaagtgtgtttttggttgccagggcaagacaaccctgcacagattaccaaaaaaaaaaaaaaaaaaaacagcattaagggaccagtggatggagtttatttttacagagcatcaacggagttgtgcaagtgtttttgtttgttccctgcatttcgaagatgcttgttcacaaggcccagtttgacgacggatttgcgtatcgtttatttcttaaggatgatgcaatcccaaggaaaaagggtcacgatggtgtgttggaaccgcaggcggtgagtaaaactgcttcaaatatctctgcctccttgttagtgcgtcccctcccatgccagagacccgggttcgagccctgctcggagcgagtcgttgctgctgctgctttcgttcagtttcagcctctggatctgattctggatcataaataaacggctgaatctgactgtaagccatggtttgttttggatgatgggttttccctcacggtaatgtcacagcttccacatgctctcaacacaaaagcctattcgcgctcgtgattctttagctccgcccacacgtcacgcctccagcggctcgtgtttttccgggaaaaatcggtacagactatctttctcttatgaatataataaaactaaagactttttggatttatgaaggatgcagtactactctatatgtactcaagattaacatgatattgagtgaaaacgagcatttcaccccccccccccccccccccctttaacattggGTAACATAAACTATAAGGCTGaaggtccaaaagtctgagacaacatttgaaataattaattaatttaaatctgGTATTAAACTAGCACAAAAGTTTCTATTGAAGCATAAGATGTTGATTAGATCATGTCAAATCACGTTAAATCTTGTTAATTTTCACTCAAATTATGCaaaatttcatttagttttttgtttttttggacccCACTATATGTACGGTAATCAACTAAGAATTTGTTCAGCTCCTTAATGTGATTCTCCATTTTGGGGTTGATTTAGGTGCAGTAGCACTCTGAGACCACTAGGTGGTGTATTGCTTCAGAAATGGACAATGAAAGTATTGTGAAATGCATGTGGTATTGTCTTTATGTTAGGCAACTGATGTAATATCTCATGGACGTTTGCTATTTTATTCAGAGTTCCATATGTTCTGAAGTGTCAAGGCAGAGAATGATTTACTAAAGATGTTCTCTCTCCCTCTGCGTTCCATGTTGGCCTCATAAACTCTTTTGTTCATGTGGTAATGTATGTGTACTATGGTCTGGCAGCATTGGGTCCCCAAATCCATAAGACCGTGTGGTGGAAACACTACCTCACTTCACTTCAGCTGGTGAGACTTTTTTATTTATggaataataatttaacataaaaaccCGGTCAATTGTatcactctctttctctgtcccCCTGAGCTCCAGTTCTTCATCGTGACCATTCACACTGCAGTCCGTCTCTATGCTGACTGTGACTTATAGTGCTCGGCTATGCCTTCAGCCTGATCGCTTTGTTCAGTAACTTTTATTGTCAGAACTACATTACCAAGAAGACATAGATGGCATGACAGCATGAAGATATATTATATACTGTGactatttgaataaaaatgtgtcatCCATTGATCCACAATATGGGGATTGTGACTGTCTTAAGGACTGTGTTTAATCCTTTATCTCCGATCCATTTGTCTGTGTATTCTCCCCTCCTCCAAACAGAGTCCGTACAACCCCTACACCCCATCCCCCTCTGGTCATTAGGGATTGAGACCCTGCAACGCTCTAGTGATCTGGCCAAATTGAAATAAACCCGAGTCCACCTTCTGCTCCTCACTCACTTATTTATCTAATCTCCCGCTGTGACACTTCATTTATTTTACCACTCATTGGATCAGGTCAACCAATCACAGTGTAGCTGGGGGGAGTGGCTTATTTGAGACTCTGCCTTCTCTACAGCTGCCCTCTTCTACCAGGTCTTAAACCTAGACAGAATTTTACCTCTGAaaggcactatatatatatatatatatatatattgaaatttaATACATAATAGTAATtacatgatttaataataatatgtggggggtaattaaaaaaaaatagtaaatgacatttatctgaaagtgtaacaatgcaaacaggttATCTGTAAAGAGTAGGTTTAGGTTTAAGGTTAGGGTTgggttaggggatagaaaatattgtttggtcAGTATAGAAGTAATAGAATTTTatggaaggtgtgtgtgtgtgtgtgtgaatttctttgaatttcaattgcttttcattttacttcattacatttatattaaattgcaaTTATGCACTGTATTTGCTACCTCAGTTCAAAGTTAGTCATTTAATCAGAATTCAAAAGGCATTCTCAAATCAATTGTGAATGGCACACAAGAGTGAACACCTGTCACGCTGGAAAATCAATGGTGTAGAGAGAACACTTCTCCTGAAAAATTGCTCCAGCCAGCTCTGAAAAGTAAGTGAAGGCCTACTCCAAAAATACTGGGCAAGTACCCTGTTACCTGAGTGACATGTGTCAAAACAGAGAAAATGTCCTTTCACTGCAGGGGAAGGTAATAGCATGGAATTGCGGACTATTTTGCACTATAACATTCTAGACTCCTGCATAAAATTAGATGGTTTTATAGATGTCTAAAAACAGTGCTCTTCCAAATTACCTCTTAAATGTAATGCAGTTTTATTATTTGCTCTATTAATAGCTTCtcaaaaatagcattttatttgcAAGCAACATATCTCCACAGAACAGGTATAGGGTTGTGCCTCAGCTTTAATGCAGTTTGAAGAATACATTGAATCCAAATAAATATGTGAAAGCTCTCACCTGTCTGTCATTCAAATAAAGGCGGCACAAGCTCCTCTCCAACATGTCACTCATCTGACAAAATGTGCCCAGGTTGCATTTCACCAGTTGAAGTTTACATTCCCCACAGTGCCATCAACGTGGCGACTCTTTATGAATCCCACAGTCCAGTGCGGTAAACACAGTTCTCAAGGTGCACCTCTAAATGTCACTTTCCCTGCAAGATGCCAGATGAAGGCCATCCTTTAATGTTGCTGTCACTTTAAGTTGCAGCCATTCTTTCCTCTGCCTCCCTTTGTTAAGAGCAAGAAACGAATGTCTCTGATGCAGGCTGACAGAAATGGGAGTGCTTGTAAAGATGAAAAGAAGATGAGGAATCTATTCACCTCCCTCC from Carassius gibelio isolate Cgi1373 ecotype wild population from Czech Republic chromosome B2, carGib1.2-hapl.c, whole genome shotgun sequence encodes:
- the selenop2 gene encoding selenoprotein Pb — encoded protein: MMQALWALWLSAFPALLWASPLFLEKESNGSRICKPAPKWEIDDEVPMQDLLGNVVVVALLKASUHFCLTQATRLGKLRDKLARGKLANISFLVVNEQDAQSRAMYWELKRRTAEGIPVYQQTPLQNNVWEILEGDKDDFLVYDRCGHLTFHIVLPYSFLQYPYIEAAIRATYHKNICNCSLHANSSLSEGFENNKSKPKEVNNHKTNHTGPVTVHHHHHNHEHHHNQHVHYHQHQHVHHHHHHYHQNKNNITGDSDVTRAPKKPIQHSHQEHSHHTR
- the si:ch73-382f3.1 gene encoding THAP domain-containing protein 2, which codes for MGGCSAPNCSNSTTIGKQLFRFPKDPVRMKKWLVNCRRDFVPTPCSRLCQDHFEESQFEEIARSPAGGRKLKPNAIPTLFNVPDPPSPVTPQPVLPVKNESVEKDLNMGDHGYARRQPPVDSEEDGVQRTDEERPCSLCQHYKTKLEQQQQHTVRLQREAEEMKKRLYKLSKIEKGLQVFLFEDQIRALTLAKRSRRAVWSHDTLLTARKIRCAVGVKGYEYLRELGYPLPSYRTLCNRLEPKMMVTTSMQDELAELGLGIITACDSPEGNVTSDERLIGVMT